The Dietzia sp. ANT_WB102 region AAGGTCTTGCCGTCCGGCGTGGCCAGCCCGCGCCAACGCTCGTCGCCGGCGAAGACGTCTGCGTACTTGGACTTGTACTCGTTGGATGAGATCGAGGCCTTGATGGTCGACTCGATCTCCTCGCCCGTGGGCCAGATGTCGGCGAGGAAGACGTCGTTACCGTCCTTGTCCTTGCCCAGGGAGTCGGTCTCGAAGTCGAAGTCCATCGTGCCGGCGATCGCGTAGGCGATGACCAGCGGCGGGGACGCCAGGTAGTTCATCTTGACGTCCTGGTTGATCCGACCCTCGAAGTTGCGGTTACCGGACAGAACGGCGGTCGCAGTGAGGTCGTGCTCCTGGATCGCCGCGGAGATCTCCTCCGGAAGTGGGCCGGAGTTACCGATGCAGGTGGTGCAGCCGTAACCAACGAGGTGGAAGCCGAGGGCCTCCAGGTCCGGCCACAGACCGGCGCGCTCGTAGTACTCGGTGACGACTTGCGAACCCGGGGCCATGGAGGTCTTGACCCACGGCTTGGCGGTCAGACCCTTCTCGTGGGCCTTCCGTGCGAGCAGACCGGCGCCGATCATGACCGACGGGTTGGACGTGTTGGTGCACGAGGTGATGGAGGCGATGGAGACGATGCCGTGGTCCAGCACCATCTCATTCTCACCGACCTTGCACTCGACTGGCTGCGACGGACGCCCCTCGGCGCCCACCGACGCATCGGCCCGCACGCAGCCGCTGTCGGCGAAGGACAGTCGGACGCCACCGGTGGCGTCGGACGGTGCACCGCCCTCGGCCTGCATCCGGCGCCCCTCACGGGTGCCGAGCTTGTCGATGTCGGCGTCGACGTAGTTATGGATGTCCTTGCGGAACGCGCTCTTGGCATCGGACAGCTCGATGCGGTCCTGAGGACGCTTCGGACCGGCTATCGAGGGGACCACGTCGCCCAGATCGAGCTCGAGGTACTCGGAGAAGACCGGCTCGGGCCCCTCCGGAGCGAGCCACATGCCCTGCTCCTTGGCGTAAGCCTCGACCAGAGCGAGCTGCTCCTCGTCGCGGCCGGTGAGCCGCAGATAGTCGATGGTCTCGCTGTCGATCGGGAACATTGCACAGGTGGAGCCGAACTCCGGGCTCATGTTGCCGATCGTCGCGCGGTTGGCCAGCGGTACCGCGGCGACACCGGCTCCGTAGAACTCGACGAACTTGCCCACGACGCCGTGCTTGCGCAGCATCTCGGTGATCGTCAACACGACGTCGGTAGCGGTGACGCCGGGCTTGATCGAGCCGGTGAGCTTGAACCCGACGACGCGGGGGATGAGCATGGAGATCGGCTGGCCGAGCATCGCGGCCTCGGCCTCGATGCCGCCGACGCCCCAGCCCAAGACGCCGAGACCATTCTGCATGGTGGTGTGCGAGTCCGTGCCGACACAGGTGTCGGGGTAGGCCTGACCATCCCGGACCATGACGGTTCGCGCCAGGTACTCGATGTTGACCTGGTGCACGATGCCGGTGCCCGGGGGGACGACCTTGAAGTCGTCGAAGGCACCCTGGCCCCAACGGAGGAACTGGTAACGCTCCTCATTGCGCTGGTACTCGATCTCTACGTTCTTCTCAAACGAGTCGTGGCGACCGAAGGACTCGATGATGACCGAGTGGTCGATGACCATCTCGGCAGGGGCCAGCGGGTTGACCTTGTTCGGGTCGCCGCCGAGGGTCTCTACGGCCTCACGCATCGTGGCGAGGTCGACGATGCAAGGCACGCCAGTGAAGTCCTGCATGATCACGCGGGCGGGCGTGAACTGGATCTCCGTGCTGGGCTCGGCGTTCGGATCCCAGTTGGCCAGCGCATCGATGTGCGCCTTGGTGACGTTCTTGCCGTCTTCGGTGCGGAGGAGGTTCTCGGTGAGAACCTTGAGCGAATAAGGGAGTTTCTCGGCTCCCGGGACCGCCGCCAGGCGGTAGATGTCATAGGTCTCGTCGCCGACCTCAAGGGTCCCCTTGGCGCCAAAACTATCGATGCTTGCTGTCACGTCAGCTCCACTCGTGGTGCGAATGTCGGTTCGTCATCCCTCCCGGTGTCACCACACGTCTCACGGACGGCGACGCCGGGGCGGACACAGGACCCATTGTGAACCCTGCGATCCGTCTTTCGTGGCCAATTTACCAGTACGCCCGTCCTGTATAGGCTCCGGCACGCCCGAACGTGGGCATCCGAGTGCGGATATCTGCGCGAGCGGCGCGTGGACTCGTAGTTGACGACGACGAGATGGCACCATATCGAGCGTGGACAAGCCCGCCGAATCCGTGACGCTGCTCGCCTACGAGGCCGAGCCGATCGTGTCGTTGCGCGAGGGCG contains the following coding sequences:
- a CDS encoding aconitate hydratase; the protein is MTASIDSFGAKGTLEVGDETYDIYRLAAVPGAEKLPYSLKVLTENLLRTEDGKNVTKAHIDALANWDPNAEPSTEIQFTPARVIMQDFTGVPCIVDLATMREAVETLGGDPNKVNPLAPAEMVIDHSVIIESFGRHDSFEKNVEIEYQRNEERYQFLRWGQGAFDDFKVVPPGTGIVHQVNIEYLARTVMVRDGQAYPDTCVGTDSHTTMQNGLGVLGWGVGGIEAEAAMLGQPISMLIPRVVGFKLTGSIKPGVTATDVVLTITEMLRKHGVVGKFVEFYGAGVAAVPLANRATIGNMSPEFGSTCAMFPIDSETIDYLRLTGRDEEQLALVEAYAKEQGMWLAPEGPEPVFSEYLELDLGDVVPSIAGPKRPQDRIELSDAKSAFRKDIHNYVDADIDKLGTREGRRMQAEGGAPSDATGGVRLSFADSGCVRADASVGAEGRPSQPVECKVGENEMVLDHGIVSIASITSCTNTSNPSVMIGAGLLARKAHEKGLTAKPWVKTSMAPGSQVVTEYYERAGLWPDLEALGFHLVGYGCTTCIGNSGPLPEEISAAIQEHDLTATAVLSGNRNFEGRINQDVKMNYLASPPLVIAYAIAGTMDFDFETDSLGKDKDGNDVFLADIWPTGEEIESTIKASISSNEYKSKYADVFAGDERWRGLATPDGKTFEWDDKSTYVRKAPYFDGMEMEPAPIEDITGARVLAKLGDSVTTDHISPASTIKPGTPAAQYLDANGVERKDYNSFGSRRGNHEVMIRGTFANIRLQNQLLDGVSGGYTRDFTQEGAPQAFIYDAAQNYAEQGTPLVVIAGKEYGTGSSRDWAAKGTRLLGVKAVIAESFERIHRSNLIGMGVIPLQFPEGESHETLGLDGTETFDISGITELNNGTTPKTVKVVATKTDGSKVEFDAVVRIDTPGEADYYRNDGILQFVLRNMIKG